GGCCGCAAGTCCTCGGAGTCGCTGTACGACTTCAACCTGGCCACCTACGACACCGGCGACACCTTCGACCAGTCGCTGTCCAAGGGCTTCATCGAGATCTTCGGCCTCTCCTCGAAGATCGCCGCCAAGCGCGACCTGCAGCAGGGCTGAGCCGATATGAGCAGCGGCAACAACGACGTGCGCCTCTGGGGCGCACGCTTCGCCGACGGCCCGTCGGAGGCGCTGGCCCGGCTCAGCGCCTCGGTCCACTTCGACTGGCGGCTGGCGCCCTACGACATCGCCGGCTCCCGGGCGCACGCCAAGGTCCTGCACAAGGCGGGACACCTGTCCGCCGACGAGTTGGCGCGGATGCTGGACGGCCTGGACACCCTCCTGACCGACGTCGAGTCGGGCGCCTTCACCGGCACCGTCGCCGACGAGGACGTCCACACCGCCCTCGAACGCGGACTGCTGGAGCGGCTCGGCGCCGACCTCGGCGGCAAGCTGCGGGCCGGACGCTCCCGCAACGACCAGATCGCCACCCTGGGCCGGATGTACCTGCGGGACCACGCCCGGATCATCGGCGGGCTGGTCCTGGACCTCCAGCAGGCCCTGGTCGGCCTGGCCGAGGCCCATCCGGACACGGCCATGCCCGGCCGCACCCACCTGCAGCACGCCCAGCCGGTGCTCTTCGCCCACCACGTGCTCGCCCATGTCCAGGCCCTCGGCCGGGACGCGGAGCGGCTGCGCCAGTGGGACACCCGCACCGCCGTGTCGGCCTACGGCTCGGGCGCGCTCGCGGGCTCCTCGCTGGGCCTGGACCCGCAGTTCGTGGCGGCCGAGCTCGGCTTCGAGGGCGGTTCCGCCGCCAACTCGATCGACGGCACGGCCTCGCGCGACTATGTCGCCGAGTTCGCCTTCGTCACCGCGATGATCGGGATCAACCTCTCCCGGATCGCGGAGGAGGTGATCATCTGGAACACCCGCGAGTTCGGCTTCATCACGCTGCACGACGCCTTCTCCACTGGCTCCTCGATCATGCCGCAGAAGAAGAACCCCGACATCGCCGAGCTGGCGCGCGGCAAGTCGGGTCGGCTGATCGGCAACCTCACCGGGCTGCTGGCCACGCTCAAGGCGCTGCCGCTGGCGTACAACCGGGACCTGCAGGAGGACAAGGAGCCGGTCTTCGACTCCTGCGACACCCTGGAGGTCCTGCTGCCGGCCTTCACCGGGATGATGGCCACCCTCACCGTCCACGACGAGCGGCTGGAGGAGCTGGCCCCGGCCGGGTTCTCGCTGGCCACGGACATCGCCGAGTGGCTGGTCAAGCAGGGCACGCCGTTCCGGGTGGCGCACGAGGTCGCCGGGGCCTGTGTCAAGTTCTGCGAGCCGCGCGGGCTGGAGCTCTCCGACCTGACGGACGAGCAGTTCGCGGAGATCTCGCCGCTGCTGACGCCGGAGGTGCGGAGCGTGCTGACCGTCCACGGGGCGATCGCGTCCCGCGACGGACGCGGCGGGACCGCGCCCTCGGCGGTGGCGGCGCAGCTCACCGAGGTGAAGGCGGACCTGGTCCGGCAGCAGGAGTGGGTCGACGCCAAGCGCTGAGGCGTCTGCGGCGGTCGGCCCTGTCCCTCCCGGGACAGGGCCGACCGCCGTTCGTGTCTCCCTCACTCGAACGGGTGATCCTGGGCGCGAACGGGAACGGGGGAGGCTGCCGTGCACTCTTCCCGGTCGAATGCCTCCGTCGAGAGAGGCACGGACGTCGGGAGCAGCCGATGACGCCGACCGCCGCCGATCCCGCCCTGCGGGACAGCTTTGTGGGCCTGGTCCGGGCCCTGGCCGGGGCCCACGGCCTCGACCCGGACGATCTGGAGCAGCAGGTCTGGCTGCGGGCCTCGGCCGAGCCCCGGGTGTCCCGGCCGACGGCCCGGCTGCGGGCGCTGACGGTGCAGGAGTTCCGCCGGGCGGCGGCGGAGCGGCGGACGGCGGCCGAGACCGAGACCGCCGCCGGTCTGCGTCCGCGGGCCGCACCGCCGGGGCCCGAGCAGCAGGCCCTCGCCGCCGAGCGCGAACGGGTGCTCCGGGCCGCGGTGGCCCGGCTGCCCGGCCGCTGCGCCGGGCTGGTCACCGCGCTGCTGGAGTCGCCCGGCTACAGCTACCGGGAGTTGGCGGAGGAGCTGTCGATGCCGCTCGGCAGCATCGGGCCGACCCGCGCCCGCTGCCTGGCCTGCCTGCGCCGGGCGTGGCAGGTCGGACGCGTGCTGCAGCCGGAGTAGCGCGGGCCGGGGCGCGGGGAGCGGTGTCACCCGATCGGCTGAACGGCGGGAACGGCTGTGGCGGCCGCACGGGGGTGGTCAGGGGCGTTCGCGGTGTGAGATTTGACTCGTGCGAGCACCTGCGGAGCGAGGGGTTCCGATCGGCTGGGTAGGCTCCGCGCAAGACCAAAGAGGTTCAGTTGTCATATCTGCTTACCATCCCGTCCATCCGTAGGTTGGAAAAGACGGACGGATGGGTAGTGGGCTTTGAAACGTACGCCCGGCCCCGCAAGGGGTCGACCTACCTCCGGTCAGGGCAACCCGGTCGCATCCCCTCATCCTCGCGGCCGGGGTGGAACAGGAAAGGGAGGAAAGCGCGCATGGGCATGAGTGTGACCACCTCGATCGCCACCGAGGACGACGCCGAGCGGATCCTCAAGCTTCAGTACCTCTGCTACCAGAGCGAGGCCGAGCTGTACGGGGACTGGGCGATAGAACCGCTGACCCAGACCCTGGACAGCCTCCGCGAGGAACTGAAGGAGCGTCACGTTCTGGTGGCCCGTCTCGGCGACGAGGTCGTCGGCAGCGTACGCGGCTGGGTCGACCAGGACGGCGTGGGCAGGATAGGCCGGCTCTGCGTGCACCCCCGGATGCAGCGCCACGGTCTCGGCACCCGCCTTGTGCGCCGAATGGAGGAACTCCTGGCCGAGGGCGAGCAGCAGGTACTCGCCTACCGGCTGTTCACCGGACACCGCAGTCTCGGCAACCTCCGGCTCTACCAGCGCCTCGGCTACCGGCAGACCCAGGTCGAGGAAGTCAACACCCGGCTCAGCTTCATCGGCCTGGAAAAGGCCGTCCCGGAACTCGCGGCAACAGCGTAGGGTCCGTGCCGTCAGCTCTCCTGGAGGCGCGGCGTGTTCACACCCGGCACGCC
The Streptacidiphilus albus JL83 genome window above contains:
- a CDS encoding GNAT family N-acetyltransferase — encoded protein: MGMSVTTSIATEDDAERILKLQYLCYQSEAELYGDWAIEPLTQTLDSLREELKERHVLVARLGDEVVGSVRGWVDQDGVGRIGRLCVHPRMQRHGLGTRLVRRMEELLAEGEQQVLAYRLFTGHRSLGNLRLYQRLGYRQTQVEEVNTRLSFIGLEKAVPELAATA
- the argH gene encoding argininosuccinate lyase — its product is MSSGNNDVRLWGARFADGPSEALARLSASVHFDWRLAPYDIAGSRAHAKVLHKAGHLSADELARMLDGLDTLLTDVESGAFTGTVADEDVHTALERGLLERLGADLGGKLRAGRSRNDQIATLGRMYLRDHARIIGGLVLDLQQALVGLAEAHPDTAMPGRTHLQHAQPVLFAHHVLAHVQALGRDAERLRQWDTRTAVSAYGSGALAGSSLGLDPQFVAAELGFEGGSAANSIDGTASRDYVAEFAFVTAMIGINLSRIAEEVIIWNTREFGFITLHDAFSTGSSIMPQKKNPDIAELARGKSGRLIGNLTGLLATLKALPLAYNRDLQEDKEPVFDSCDTLEVLLPAFTGMMATLTVHDERLEELAPAGFSLATDIAEWLVKQGTPFRVAHEVAGACVKFCEPRGLELSDLTDEQFAEISPLLTPEVRSVLTVHGAIASRDGRGGTAPSAVAAQLTEVKADLVRQQEWVDAKR
- a CDS encoding RNA polymerase sigma factor; the encoded protein is MTPTAADPALRDSFVGLVRALAGAHGLDPDDLEQQVWLRASAEPRVSRPTARLRALTVQEFRRAAAERRTAAETETAAGLRPRAAPPGPEQQALAAERERVLRAAVARLPGRCAGLVTALLESPGYSYRELAEELSMPLGSIGPTRARCLACLRRAWQVGRVLQPE